The following are encoded together in the Streptomyces flavofungini genome:
- a CDS encoding glycoside hydrolase family 28 protein — MSRPPIRSRTWTGALAAGLAALAVLAVFDGRPAGAAQFPAGASTTPPTSVPSPPLPAAEFDVRDYGAKGDGSSNDTPAIQKAVDAANAAGGGTVRLPGDGRATYESKNTLHMKSGVTLRIDKGATLSGNGADDYDPPEPNEWDDYQDYGHSHFRNAMIHGDRLTDIGFVGEGVIDGDGALITGDPKSGEADKIISLTRCKGLRIGDGLTLREGGHFAALINGCDDVVSDRLTIDTAMDRDGWNIINTTDVTITGAHLDANDDALAFKSDYALGAKLSNGRVRVSDSYLSAGCCNALMFGSETCGDFTDYRFERIRIEGSEKSGLGMVSMDGSKISDVHYKDITMTGVRSPIMQKIGNRKRCGNNPGVGSISDITYTNVKATGASPSFSPTLWGESGHSRIKDVTFTDVDLTVPGGNGTMPTDVPSNKSTDYNPKSIGTRPAYGWYIRRADRITFVDSEVRFGSDDGRPAVIANESTGIHFTGLTAQRGSSSPADLVFQKTRGYCVRDSADTGGGALRISQSGSSQDCG; from the coding sequence ATGAGCAGACCACCGATCAGATCACGCACATGGACCGGAGCCCTGGCCGCGGGCCTCGCCGCGCTCGCGGTGCTCGCGGTCTTCGACGGCCGGCCCGCCGGAGCCGCGCAGTTCCCCGCCGGAGCAAGCACGACGCCCCCCACGTCCGTGCCCTCGCCGCCCTTGCCCGCAGCCGAGTTCGACGTCCGTGACTACGGCGCCAAAGGCGACGGCTCCAGCAACGACACCCCCGCCATCCAGAAGGCCGTCGACGCGGCCAACGCCGCGGGCGGCGGCACCGTGCGCCTGCCCGGGGACGGCAGGGCGACGTACGAGTCCAAGAACACCCTGCACATGAAGAGCGGCGTGACGCTCCGGATCGACAAGGGCGCGACCCTCTCCGGCAACGGCGCCGACGACTACGACCCGCCCGAGCCCAACGAGTGGGACGACTACCAGGACTACGGCCACAGCCACTTCCGCAACGCGATGATCCACGGCGACCGGCTGACCGACATCGGCTTCGTCGGCGAGGGCGTCATCGACGGCGACGGCGCCCTGATCACCGGCGACCCGAAGTCCGGCGAGGCCGACAAGATCATCTCGCTGACGCGGTGCAAGGGCCTGCGCATCGGCGACGGGCTCACGCTGCGCGAGGGCGGCCACTTCGCGGCGCTCATCAACGGCTGCGACGACGTGGTCTCCGACCGCCTCACCATCGACACCGCGATGGACCGCGACGGCTGGAACATCATCAACACCACCGACGTGACCATCACAGGCGCCCACCTGGACGCCAACGACGACGCGCTCGCGTTCAAGAGCGACTACGCGCTCGGCGCGAAGCTGTCCAACGGCCGGGTGCGCGTGAGCGATTCCTACCTCTCCGCCGGATGCTGCAACGCGCTCATGTTCGGCTCGGAGACCTGCGGCGACTTCACCGACTACCGCTTCGAGCGGATCAGGATCGAGGGCTCGGAGAAATCCGGCCTCGGCATGGTGTCCATGGACGGCTCGAAGATCTCCGACGTCCACTACAAGGACATCACCATGACCGGCGTGCGCTCACCGATCATGCAGAAGATCGGCAACCGCAAACGCTGCGGCAACAACCCCGGCGTCGGCTCGATCAGCGACATCACCTACACGAACGTCAAGGCGACCGGGGCGAGCCCGTCCTTCTCGCCGACCCTGTGGGGCGAGTCCGGGCACAGCCGCATCAAGGACGTCACCTTCACCGACGTCGACCTCACGGTGCCCGGCGGCAACGGCACCATGCCGACGGACGTGCCCAGCAACAAGTCCACCGACTACAACCCGAAGAGCATCGGCACCCGGCCCGCGTACGGCTGGTACATCCGCCGCGCCGACCGGATCACCTTCGTCGACAGCGAGGTCCGCTTCGGGTCGGACGACGGCCGCCCGGCCGTCATCGCCAACGAGAGCACGGGCATCCACTTCACCGGCCTCACCGCACAACGCGGTTCGTCGAGCCCGGCCGACCTCGTCTTCCAGAAGACCCGTGGCTACTGCGTCCGCGACAGCGCCGACACCGGCGGCGGCGCCCTGCGGATCAGCCAGAGCGGGTCGAGCCAGGACTGCGGCTGA
- a CDS encoding PQQ-dependent sugar dehydrogenase: protein MEVLVHDSRSRSRSRLARKVALAATAALTAGLVVYVPSVSAAPAAPAGEPTDIKTVSSGWTIPWGTSWLPDGKSALVTERDDFRVWSISADGSAKKQVGTVPESQTTGGEGGLMGVAVDPQWATNHYVYFMHTSSEGNRVARMTYDGSSLSGYTVLLKGIKKAKYHNGGRLAFGPDGYLYATTGDAQNKPLAQDKNSLNGKILRMTRDGKPAPGNPFGTYVYSLGHRNPQGIAFDPQGRLWEAELGDASKDELNLIKPGKNYGWPTCEGNCNVSGMTNPKKTWGVAEASPSGVAIVDGAVYMAALKGRRMWRIPINADNENVGTAKAFYVGQYGRLRSVTTVPGAKALWLSTTNADGNGGQPDGADKIFRVTIG from the coding sequence ATGGAGGTTCTCGTGCACGACAGCAGGAGCAGGAGCAGGAGCCGTCTGGCCCGGAAGGTGGCGCTCGCCGCGACGGCCGCGCTGACGGCGGGACTCGTGGTGTACGTCCCGTCGGTGTCGGCCGCCCCGGCCGCGCCCGCCGGCGAGCCCACCGACATCAAGACCGTCTCCAGCGGCTGGACCATACCCTGGGGCACGTCCTGGCTGCCCGACGGCAAGTCGGCGCTTGTCACCGAGCGCGACGACTTCCGGGTCTGGTCGATCTCGGCCGACGGCTCGGCGAAGAAGCAGGTCGGCACGGTGCCCGAGTCACAGACGACGGGCGGCGAGGGCGGCCTCATGGGCGTCGCCGTGGACCCCCAGTGGGCGACGAACCACTACGTGTACTTCATGCACACCTCGTCCGAGGGCAACCGCGTCGCGCGCATGACGTACGACGGCTCCTCGCTCAGCGGCTACACCGTGCTGCTCAAGGGCATCAAGAAGGCCAAGTACCACAACGGCGGCCGCCTCGCCTTCGGCCCCGACGGCTATCTGTACGCCACCACCGGCGACGCCCAGAACAAGCCGCTCGCGCAGGACAAGAACTCGCTCAACGGCAAGATCCTGCGGATGACCAGGGACGGCAAGCCCGCCCCCGGCAACCCCTTCGGCACTTACGTGTACAGCCTCGGCCACCGCAACCCGCAGGGCATCGCCTTCGACCCGCAGGGCCGCCTGTGGGAGGCCGAGCTCGGCGACGCGAGCAAGGACGAGCTGAACCTCATCAAGCCGGGCAAGAACTACGGCTGGCCCACCTGCGAGGGCAACTGCAACGTCTCCGGCATGACCAACCCCAAGAAGACCTGGGGCGTCGCGGAAGCCTCGCCGAGCGGCGTGGCGATCGTCGACGGCGCGGTCTACATGGCGGCCCTCAAGGGCCGGCGCATGTGGCGCATCCCCATCAACGCCGACAACGAGAACGTCGGCACGGCCAAGGCCTTCTACGTCGGCCAGTACGGCCGTCTGCGCTCGGTGACCACCGTGCCGGGCGCGAAGGCGCTGTGGCTGTCCACGACCAACGCGGACGGCAACGGCGGACAGCCGGACGGCGCGGACAAGATCTTCCGCGTCACCATCGGCTAG
- a CDS encoding Tat pathway signal sequence domain protein: MTPSRRALLAAALGTGAGAAATAAGLSPAAAAPAADWRLRWSPSARDVGLRAFETLEDDRANSHPAAKPHIFAEGDNFRFTMHTVDRDTSDDRQRHEVTGCRNGDSFLKWQKGQTWRVTYRMFLPATLRATTSFTHIMQMKQPGAGSAPIVVQSLRRVDGKQTIELKIFEQDILVGRTDLAPLHDKWTDVDFQIKIGDGSSGSVRWILKSGTTTVIDKSKSGIDTFLADRVRPKWGIYRSLGDSSGSLQNTYMLLTGMRGYQLV, encoded by the coding sequence ATGACCCCCTCCCGCAGAGCCCTGCTCGCCGCGGCGCTCGGCACCGGCGCGGGCGCGGCCGCCACGGCGGCGGGTCTGTCGCCGGCCGCCGCCGCGCCCGCCGCGGACTGGCGGTTGCGCTGGTCCCCGTCCGCCCGCGACGTCGGTCTGCGCGCCTTCGAGACGCTGGAGGACGACCGCGCGAACTCGCACCCGGCCGCGAAACCGCACATCTTCGCCGAGGGCGACAACTTCCGCTTCACCATGCACACCGTCGACCGCGACACCAGCGACGACCGGCAGCGCCACGAGGTCACCGGCTGCCGCAACGGCGACTCGTTCCTGAAGTGGCAGAAGGGCCAGACCTGGCGCGTCACGTACCGCATGTTCCTGCCCGCCACGCTCAGGGCGACGACGAGCTTCACGCACATCATGCAGATGAAGCAGCCCGGCGCGGGCAGCGCGCCGATCGTCGTGCAGTCCCTGCGCCGGGTCGACGGCAAGCAGACCATCGAGCTGAAGATCTTCGAGCAGGACATCCTCGTCGGCCGCACCGACCTGGCGCCGCTGCACGACAAGTGGACCGACGTCGACTTCCAGATCAAGATCGGCGACGGCTCGTCGGGTTCCGTGCGGTGGATCCTCAAGAGCGGCACCACCACCGTCATCGACAAGTCGAAGTCCGGCATCGACACCTTCCTCGCCGACCGGGTGCGGCCCAAGTGGGGCATCTACCGCTCCCTCGGCGACAGTTCGGGCTCGCTGCAGAACACGTACATGCTCCTGACGGGCATGCGCGGCTACCAACTCGTCTGA
- a CDS encoding glycoside hydrolase family 88/105 protein yields MRRHSSPTSPTPRPPQPARPRRRAARAVLAAVLAGSAALTAQAAPASAQGAPGADRAPTARPQATDWSVAMVESTTTRFTPTTIGGWSYPVGLYLFGQYQTYQRTHDARYLTYIKSYVDRFVDAEGNIGQKFNNLDSIQAGRLLVILHHETGEDRYRVAARKIRDRLKTYPRTRDGGFWHADTASRAHQLWSDGVYMVTPFLVEYGKEFGDEAYTDREAVEQLNVYARHLQADNGLFQHAYDESRTATWADKDTGRAPEQWCRAIGWYSMAAVNVLDATARSDPGRPELLGHVRTLAAGIARAQDPATGRWFQVVNKGTREGNWTETSCSSMFTFALSRAAEKGYVAPSYQSVARRGYAGVLKKISLGSDGLTDLTDISIGTNVGDYAFYIARPRQTNDFHGLGAFLIMNEQLRKKR; encoded by the coding sequence ATGCGCCGTCACAGCTCACCCACCTCACCGACACCGCGCCCACCGCAACCCGCCCGCCCGCGCCGCAGGGCCGCCCGCGCCGTCCTCGCCGCGGTCCTCGCCGGGTCCGCCGCCCTCACCGCGCAGGCGGCGCCCGCGTCGGCGCAGGGCGCACCCGGCGCGGATCGGGCGCCCACCGCGCGGCCCCAGGCGACGGACTGGTCCGTCGCCATGGTCGAGTCGACGACGACCCGGTTCACGCCCACCACCATCGGCGGCTGGTCCTACCCCGTCGGCCTCTACCTCTTCGGCCAGTACCAGACGTACCAACGCACCCACGACGCGCGCTACTTGACGTACATCAAGAGCTACGTGGACCGCTTCGTCGACGCCGAGGGGAACATCGGGCAGAAGTTCAACAACCTCGACAGCATCCAGGCCGGGCGGCTCCTGGTGATCCTGCACCACGAGACCGGCGAGGACCGCTACCGCGTCGCCGCCCGGAAGATCCGCGACCGCCTGAAGACCTACCCGCGCACCCGGGACGGCGGCTTCTGGCACGCCGACACCGCGAGCCGCGCGCACCAACTCTGGTCGGACGGCGTCTACATGGTCACGCCGTTCCTCGTCGAGTACGGCAAGGAGTTCGGCGACGAGGCGTACACCGACCGCGAGGCCGTCGAGCAGCTGAACGTGTACGCGCGCCACCTCCAGGCCGACAACGGCCTGTTCCAGCACGCCTACGACGAGTCGCGCACCGCGACCTGGGCCGACAAGGACACCGGGCGCGCACCGGAGCAGTGGTGCCGGGCGATCGGCTGGTACTCCATGGCCGCCGTCAACGTCCTGGACGCCACCGCGCGCAGCGACCCGGGCCGCCCGGAGCTGCTCGGGCACGTGCGCACGCTGGCGGCGGGGATCGCGCGGGCCCAGGACCCCGCCACCGGACGCTGGTTCCAGGTCGTCAACAAGGGGACGCGGGAAGGTAATTGGACGGAGACGTCCTGCTCGAGCATGTTCACCTTCGCGCTGTCCCGCGCCGCCGAGAAGGGGTACGTGGCGCCGTCGTACCAGAGCGTCGCACGCCGCGGGTACGCCGGAGTCCTGAAGAAGATCTCACTCGGATCCGACGGTCTGACCGACCTCACGGACATCTCCATCGGCACCAACGTCGGCGACTACGCCTTCTACATAGCCCGGCCCCGGCAGACCAACGACTTCCACGGTCTCGGGGCCTTTCTGATCATGAACGAGCAACTCAGGAAGAAGAGGTGA
- the pqqE gene encoding pyrroloquinoline quinone biosynthesis protein PqqE, producing MTPAPEPPWALLAELTHGCPLRCAYCSNPVKLNSRSAELSGDEWGDVLRQAADLGVVQTHLSGGEPLLRRDLRDIVAAADAAGIHTQLVTSGVGLHEARLAGLVDAGLRSVQLSVQHADPARADLIAGARATGAKERAARLVREAGLPLGLNAVLHRANLDALDALVELGLAWGADRIELANTQFYGWALRNRDALLPDPEQVARARATLERWRVRLGGRMELVWVAPDYVDATAKPCMGGWGAVSLTVTPDGTVLPCPAAAELLGADAPNVRDRPLDWIWRESPAFTRYRGEDWMREPCRSCELRTVDFGGCRCQAYALTGDAARTDPACHRSPDHGVVRALVDAARGPAPDHPGYAYREGGT from the coding sequence ATGACCCCCGCGCCCGAGCCGCCCTGGGCCCTCCTCGCCGAGCTGACCCACGGCTGCCCGCTCCGCTGCGCCTATTGCTCCAACCCGGTCAAACTGAACAGTCGGTCAGCTGAACTGTCCGGCGACGAGTGGGGCGACGTGCTGCGTCAGGCCGCCGACCTGGGCGTCGTCCAGACGCATCTGTCGGGTGGCGAGCCGCTGCTGCGCCGCGATCTGCGGGACATCGTCGCGGCGGCCGACGCGGCGGGCATCCACACCCAGCTCGTCACCAGCGGCGTCGGCCTGCACGAGGCGCGCCTCGCCGGGCTCGTCGACGCGGGCCTGCGCAGCGTCCAGCTGTCCGTGCAGCACGCCGACCCCGCCCGCGCCGACCTCATCGCCGGGGCCCGGGCCACCGGCGCGAAGGAGCGCGCCGCCCGCCTCGTCCGCGAGGCCGGCCTGCCGCTCGGCCTGAACGCCGTCCTGCACCGCGCCAACCTCGACGCCCTCGACGCCCTCGTGGAGCTGGGCCTCGCCTGGGGCGCCGACCGGATCGAGCTGGCCAACACCCAGTTCTACGGGTGGGCGCTGCGCAACCGCGACGCGCTCCTGCCCGACCCGGAGCAGGTGGCCCGCGCCCGGGCGACCCTGGAGCGCTGGCGGGTACGGCTCGGCGGCCGGATGGAGCTGGTGTGGGTCGCGCCCGACTACGTGGACGCCACCGCCAAGCCCTGCATGGGCGGCTGGGGCGCGGTGTCCCTGACCGTCACGCCCGACGGCACGGTGCTGCCCTGCCCGGCCGCGGCGGAGCTGCTCGGCGCGGACGCCCCCAACGTGCGGGACCGGCCGCTGGACTGGATCTGGCGGGAGTCGCCCGCGTTCACCCGCTACCGGGGCGAGGACTGGATGCGTGAGCCCTGCCGCTCCTGCGAGCTGCGCACCGTCGACTTCGGCGGCTGCCGCTGCCAGGCGTACGCCCTGACCGGCGACGCCGCCCGCACGGACCCCGCCTGCCACCGCTCACCCGACCACGGCGTGGTGCGCGCCCTGGTCGACGCGGCGCGCGGGCCCGCACCGGACCACCCCGGCTACGCCTACCGCGAGGGAGGAACCTGA
- the pqqD gene encoding pyrroloquinoline quinone biosynthesis peptide chaperone PqqD — protein MRETFVNGHAPVAEGPVGAYRPGAAEDPVGAEGPGAAEDEPVRPDWRPVLARSVVLRHDRVRGGDLLLLPERVVVLRGAAASILALCDGERDVAGIVAELERRHPGAPVGAEVPVFLGRLRAQRWLR, from the coding sequence GTGCGTGAGACCTTCGTGAACGGTCACGCGCCGGTCGCCGAGGGCCCGGTCGGCGCGTACAGGCCGGGCGCCGCCGAAGACCCGGTCGGAGCCGAGGGTCCGGGCGCCGCCGAGGACGAGCCGGTACGCCCCGACTGGCGCCCCGTCCTCGCCCGTTCCGTCGTCCTGCGCCACGACCGGGTACGCGGTGGCGACCTGCTGCTCCTGCCCGAGCGCGTCGTGGTGCTGCGGGGCGCGGCCGCGAGCATCCTGGCGCTGTGCGACGGGGAGCGCGACGTGGCCGGGATCGTCGCGGAGCTCGAGCGGCGCCACCCGGGCGCGCCGGTCGGCGCCGAAGTCCCGGTGTTCCTGGGCCGGTTGCGGGCGCAGAGGTGGCTGCGATGA
- the pqqC gene encoding pyrroloquinoline-quinone synthase PqqC, whose product MTTTVKTETGPGADSGRAPWTPDELTERLRAVSAARYHDRHPFNVRMHEGTLTRAELRRWIANRFHYQRHIPVKDALILAKFDDPALRRGWSRRIRDHDGERPGEGGIERWLRLGEAAGIAREELWDTSRVLPGVRLAVDGYVNFCRLRPALDAVAASLTELSAPDLMRTRIAAFERHYPWIDTEGLTYFRGRVGQGGRDGQEALGLVRAWARTREEQERAVAALAFKCDVLWSLLDAVDGAGGSEGLREEGGRA is encoded by the coding sequence GTGACCACGACCGTCAAGACCGAGACGGGCCCCGGAGCGGACTCCGGCCGGGCGCCCTGGACCCCCGACGAACTCACCGAGCGGCTGCGCGCCGTCTCCGCCGCGCGCTACCACGACCGCCACCCCTTCAACGTCCGCATGCACGAAGGCACCCTGACCCGGGCCGAGTTGCGCCGCTGGATCGCCAACCGCTTCCACTACCAACGGCACATCCCCGTCAAGGACGCCCTGATCCTCGCCAAGTTCGACGACCCCGCGCTGCGCCGGGGCTGGTCGCGGCGGATCAGGGACCACGACGGGGAGCGCCCCGGCGAGGGCGGCATCGAGCGGTGGCTCAGGCTCGGCGAGGCCGCGGGCATCGCGCGCGAGGAGTTGTGGGACACCTCCCGGGTGCTGCCCGGGGTGCGGCTCGCCGTCGACGGGTACGTCAACTTCTGCCGCCTGCGGCCCGCGCTCGACGCCGTCGCCGCCTCGCTCACCGAGCTGTCCGCGCCCGACCTGATGCGCACCCGCATCGCCGCGTTCGAGCGGCACTATCCGTGGATCGACACCGAGGGCCTCACCTACTTCCGGGGCCGGGTCGGCCAGGGCGGCCGTGACGGCCAGGAGGCGCTCGGCCTGGTGCGCGCCTGGGCCCGCACCCGCGAGGAGCAGGAGCGGGCCGTGGCGGCGCTCGCCTTCAAGTGCGACGTGCTGTGGTCGCTGCTCGACGCGGTGGACGGGGCCGGCGGCAGCGAGGGTCTGAGGGAGGAGGGCGGCCGTGCGTGA
- the pqqB gene encoding pyrroloquinoline quinone biosynthesis protein PqqB: MLLQVLGTAAGGGLPQWNCACPGCAGARAHPERRRLHASLALRASPGRWYLVNATPDIGEQIESCPGLLPDAGPGADTRLSPLAGVVLTDAELDHTLGIARLREARDGVDVLATAPVLGAVRDRLGLGAVLGPYTEARWNELTESGQRLNRHSGVRVAAVRVSAKRPRYAADLGPDDGPWSVALRLTDTGTGRTVLYAPALAAWTDAFEEAAREADVVLVDGTFWDEEEPRRAGFSDRTATGMGHLPVAGPGGTAHRLAGLPGRCLYTHLNNTNPLGDPGAEQHEQLADWGLEVAQDRMVIEL; encoded by the coding sequence ATGCTGCTCCAGGTGCTCGGCACCGCGGCGGGCGGCGGACTCCCCCAGTGGAACTGCGCGTGCCCCGGCTGTGCCGGGGCACGCGCCCACCCGGAACGCCGCCGCCTGCACGCCTCGCTCGCCCTGCGCGCGAGCCCGGGCCGCTGGTACCTCGTCAACGCCACCCCCGACATCGGCGAGCAGATCGAGTCCTGCCCCGGCCTGCTCCCCGACGCGGGGCCGGGGGCCGACACCCGCCTCTCCCCGCTCGCCGGCGTCGTCCTCACCGACGCCGAACTCGACCACACCCTCGGCATCGCCCGGCTGCGGGAGGCCCGCGACGGCGTCGACGTGCTCGCCACCGCGCCCGTGCTCGGCGCCGTCCGGGACCGCCTCGGGCTCGGCGCCGTGCTCGGCCCGTACACCGAGGCGCGCTGGAACGAACTCACGGAATCCGGGCAGCGACTGAACCGCCATTCAGGAGTGCGGGTCGCCGCGGTGCGGGTTTCGGCCAAGCGGCCGCGCTACGCCGCCGACCTCGGCCCGGACGACGGCCCCTGGTCCGTCGCCCTGCGCCTCACCGACACCGGGACGGGCCGCACCGTCCTGTACGCCCCGGCGCTCGCCGCCTGGACCGACGCCTTCGAGGAGGCCGCCCGCGAAGCGGACGTCGTCCTCGTCGACGGCACCTTCTGGGACGAGGAGGAACCCCGGCGGGCCGGATTCAGCGACCGCACGGCCACCGGCATGGGCCATCTGCCCGTCGCCGGGCCCGGCGGCACCGCCCACCGGCTCGCCGGGCTGCCCGGACGCTGCCTCTACACGCACCTGAACAACACCAACCCGCTCGGCGACCCGGGCGCCGAGCAGCACGAGCAACTCGCCGACTGGGGGCTCGAAGTCGCGCAGGACCGGATGGTGATCGAGCTGTGA
- the pqqA gene encoding pyrroloquinoline quinone precursor peptide PqqA, with protein MNTHEMETSEVTAVSPETGPTGWQTPEFTVVETSLEVTAYRLADR; from the coding sequence ATGAACACTCACGAGATGGAGACGTCGGAGGTCACCGCCGTCTCTCCCGAGACCGGGCCCACCGGCTGGCAGACCCCCGAGTTCACGGTCGTCGAGACCTCGCTCGAGGTCACCGCGTACCGCCTCGCCGACCGGTAG
- a CDS encoding aldo/keto reductase produces the protein MPQLGFGVWQVPDDEAERAVATALESGYRSIDTAAVYENEVGTGKGIAASGIDRDKLFVTTKLWNDQQGYDSALRAFDASLERLGLDYVDLYLIHWPVPSADTYIDTYKAFEKILADGRAKSIGVSNFLPEHLERLIDATSVIPAVNQIELHPHLQQRASREFHAQQGIATEAWSPLGQGKGLLEVPAIIAIAQKHGRTPAQIVLRWHIQLGNVVIPKSVTPSRIKENIDVFGFELDPEDMAAISALNEDRRLGPDPAEM, from the coding sequence ATGCCGCAGCTGGGCTTCGGTGTCTGGCAGGTGCCGGACGACGAGGCGGAGCGGGCCGTGGCGACGGCGCTGGAGTCCGGGTACCGCAGCATCGACACGGCGGCCGTCTACGAGAACGAAGTGGGCACCGGCAAGGGCATCGCCGCCTCCGGAATCGACCGCGACAAGCTCTTCGTCACGACGAAGCTCTGGAACGACCAACAGGGGTACGACTCGGCGCTGCGCGCCTTCGACGCGTCCCTGGAGCGGCTGGGCCTGGACTACGTCGATCTGTACCTGATCCACTGGCCCGTGCCGTCCGCGGACACGTACATCGACACGTACAAGGCCTTCGAGAAGATCCTCGCCGACGGTCGCGCCAAGTCCATCGGCGTCTCCAACTTCCTTCCGGAGCACCTGGAGCGCCTCATCGACGCCACGTCGGTGATCCCGGCGGTCAACCAGATCGAGCTGCACCCCCACCTCCAGCAGCGCGCCTCCCGCGAGTTCCACGCCCAGCAGGGCATCGCCACGGAGGCCTGGTCCCCGCTCGGCCAGGGCAAGGGCCTCCTGGAGGTCCCGGCGATCATCGCCATCGCCCAGAAGCACGGGCGCACGCCCGCGCAGATCGTGCTCCGCTGGCACATCCAGCTCGGGAACGTCGTCATCCCCAAGTCGGTGACGCCCTCCCGCATCAAGGAGAACATCGACGTGTTCGGCTTCGAGCTGGACCCGGAGGACATGGCGGCGATCAGCGCCCTGAACGAGGACCGGCGGCTCGGGCCGGACCCGGCGGAGATGTAG
- a CDS encoding CU044_2847 family protein gives MANELMRWESDEGPVVVEVDSKDPGYRSVSRRDGNGEIHDVEGRFESALDNVRGAALSALRTFRTQALDPDEISLEFGVKLSAAAGAVIAKTAAEGHLTVKLTWSREGAQGE, from the coding sequence ATGGCGAACGAGCTGATGCGGTGGGAGTCGGACGAGGGGCCGGTCGTCGTGGAGGTGGACTCCAAGGATCCGGGGTACAGGTCCGTGTCGCGGCGGGACGGCAACGGCGAGATCCACGACGTGGAGGGCCGGTTCGAGTCGGCGCTCGACAACGTGCGCGGTGCCGCCCTCTCGGCCCTGCGGACCTTCCGCACGCAGGCGCTCGACCCCGATGAGATATCCCTGGAGTTCGGCGTCAAGCTGAGCGCCGCCGCGGGCGCCGTCATCGCCAAGACCGCCGCCGAGGGGCACTTGACCGTCAAGCTGACCTGGTCCCGCGAGGGCGCGCAAGGCGAATAA
- a CDS encoding bleomycin resistance protein, producing MAEKTIPLLPCVTVQPIVDFYTALGFETTYLQKSPYAYAVVERGTVELQFFGMKQYDPAESISGCYILTDDVESLHAAFRAGLKAAYGKIPSRGLPRIGPLKDMSYGVRQFLMTDPAGNSIRVGRQISEDQSHRPAPKETFARALHIADVFADSKEDLAGAAKVIDRALALTDERPTPAQLLRLLVLRGDIAQRLGEDALAGQFLERAAGVDLTEEERAEVRDALVRLEELRG from the coding sequence ATGGCCGAGAAAACCATCCCTCTCCTGCCCTGCGTGACCGTCCAGCCGATCGTCGACTTCTACACCGCCCTCGGGTTCGAGACGACCTACCTCCAGAAGAGCCCCTACGCGTACGCCGTCGTCGAACGCGGCACCGTGGAGCTGCAGTTCTTCGGCATGAAGCAGTACGACCCGGCCGAGTCGATCTCGGGCTGCTACATCCTCACGGACGACGTGGAATCCCTGCACGCCGCGTTCCGCGCGGGGCTCAAGGCCGCGTACGGGAAGATCCCCAGTCGTGGGCTGCCGCGCATCGGGCCGCTCAAGGACATGTCGTACGGGGTGCGGCAGTTCCTGATGACCGACCCGGCGGGGAACAGCATCCGCGTCGGCCGGCAGATCAGCGAGGATCAGTCGCACCGGCCCGCGCCGAAGGAGACATTCGCGCGGGCCCTGCACATCGCGGACGTCTTCGCCGACTCCAAGGAGGACCTCGCGGGCGCCGCGAAGGTCATCGACCGCGCCCTCGCCCTGACCGACGAACGGCCCACCCCCGCGCAGCTTCTGCGGCTGCTCGTGCTGCGCGGGGACATCGCCCAGCGGCTCGGCGAGGACGCGCTCGCGGGGCAGTTCCTGGAGCGGGCCGCCGGGGTCGACCTCACGGAGGAGGAGCGGGCGGAGGTGCGGGACGCGTTGGTGCGGTTGGAGGAGTTGCGGGGGTGA